tctcgaacatttttggtagaatagtgtgattaggtgtgtctttagaatccctttttcatttctgaaaaaccttgtccacactctccactttcaactctaataacttttgaaaggatagtgctactgctttaaaagttggcactaattatggacagaatgtgttaatgaggcatgctcaatttcagtttaatctgataatcccttgaTTGTTGTTACCctagtggtttacttcctgttttttgtcccattcatcgcacagccagcatggtttggtaaagattaagcgcttgaatagacactgtacttcagagcctcttttctcagttcacacttttcctgagtttgtgctttctttccaatatttagataggttaggagagtccatttgatttgagttatacatcattttaaagcttaaagtctgctctttcagaatatggtcttaactaaaaattcatgtctggcgactttttgtttgttttgaggtgcagggtcacatatagagagagagagagagagagagagagagagagagagaagagggggtagagagagagagcttgCTTCTAAAAGGAGCTAAATCCATAACTTTTCAGCGCCTtatggaagcaagctcttcatatagataggtagattttgatattctctAAATTAACGGCAGCATACTTACAATTTGAATCATGTGTTCTTACCAATATGGAATGATACATTCACCTTTaatgcaagtgattgacaaattgccctacattgacgcaAACAAGCACATAATTGattagtgttttagtagtagccacgattaaaaaaaaaaaaaaaaatcattggcgtatgtactcgagcaggattcgaacctacgacctcctgatctctggacaggcgtcatctccactagaccaccgagctttcgcccgagaGCAAGTGTTGGTACTACGTAATCATTCGAGattcgtaggttcgaatcctgctcgagtgcGTACGCccatggctttttttttttatcatggctactaataaATCACTGGTCGATTCAGTGGTttattacgtcgatgtagggaaatttgtcaatcagttgctttaaagataatataaagtttggGTACcgcaaaagtttccctgaatttccttgtcttagtttgtgtttcaggttagtGTACCTtccatataactaacactgtgagacttactcgccccaaagcgCTCTCATGTCTAATAGTATTCACGCAATACtagtttcgtaccagagccgccgccgtacggcggcgaggtagtacacatattgtacgaaaccattattgcatgatacaTGCATggaactgcgaccagcagcgtgcagccccatatgcatagctgactgcgaccagcagccccatacgcatagcgtaatggggcttcgcattgtagcatccaggatcatgacagatttagtatcgcgggtaaatcaACCTACTGCATAATccaaaaaatttcttcaatttgaagacttaccaattaagttgaagtattgaaaacaggtttcgggcaacgtttggttctgccaaatagtccctttctgttcgaattgatgactgaatgtgactcggtcgagaggacattgggagagctacatacaccgaatactacggccagcgcatgcgcacacaaacatcttatccgttcatggatttgaaatttgtgcgcatgtgctggccatagtattcagtgtatgtagctctcccaaggtcctctcgaccgagtcacattcagtcatcaattcgaacagaaagggactattggcagaaccaaacgttgcccaaagcctgttttcaatactctGGTAAgtattcaaattgaagaaatgtttgcgtatggggctgctgggtgcagttaattgcatgattactaagacatgagagcactttggggccagtaagtctcacagtgttagttatatcaaaggtactttaacctgaaatacaaactaagacaaggaaattcagggaaaattttgaggtaccaaaactttattattatctttaaatacaCCTTGACAGaacaatcatttcataatttgaaCATTCACCTTcgttgccaaaaaaaaaagtgttcatttcgatacattttcttttgtaaaccTTTCATTGATTGTCGAGCGTCGGTATGGATTGATATTATACATGATTAAGATGCTAATGCTTGAGacgtttcctttttctttctttcttttgactTTACAACCCATTTATACTGACATCGTTGAAGTATGCgattatatttcatatatttgatTGGCGGATTTCGTGAATCAAAGCCCACGAAAAGACTTAACTGCATGGTGAAATAAATCGAAATATCGCTCTCAAGGTAATTgacgtcccccccccctcccattttgAACACGACAGTGTTGAACAGATGACAATGACTGATTCTTACTCTATGGCGTGAAGCCTGGGAGGCAATTGTCCTGAAGAATGTCCTTGGCAGGTTACACTTATCGAGATTGGCACGTGTAAGATGGGGCAGACGACATAGAAATTCAGCCAAGTTTGCTGCTGCTGACTCAGAGACAAATTGCCCCTCTGGCATATTACAACCTATTTCTAATTTTCTGATCTGTAACAGAAGGGGGGAAACAAAtcagtgaaaacatttttaaactCTACCAACTCATTTTCCTTTGTCCGTTtctgactctctctctctcttttcgaAATGTTCTGAGTATTGGTAACGTATCATACACTTTACTATGTTACAAATTTATAAGTTATGTTCTGTGGAAGCAGATAGTGAAATAGAATTCATTAAAATTGTGTATTTGTTACGTTCTTGACGATGAAACAcatcttaataataataataatcagttTCTAACGTAAATGAGAAAGATTCATCActtacaagaaaaacaaacaaacgaacgaacaaaaaTCACATCCTCTTATAGTATTGAGTTACCACGAGCAATGCTATAACGGCATGAAATTCTTGTAGCAAAGGTAACAGTCTCTATGACTAATCGTCAATGACGGCAGCATAAAACAATGCAAAGCCTGGAGAGAATACACCGTTTGACAGGTGAAAGGAAGGTGCATCATTGTTACTGTATGACTTGACGTCCTCGTAGAGTCATAGACACATGAGTAGTCTTCGCGCATATTGTTTCCGTCTGAATTCAAATAATGAGTTGTGACTTACAAATGCAAATTACTGCTCCACTGCCTTGCTTTTTGGGTCTTTGCCAACGAGGAAGTAATCATAAATACCTATCATATTTTCGCACCCAGAGTCCTCCGGTATCATTCTAGATCATAATGTCCTATAGTATCTTTACTGTATTCCATGATCTTTATCCTAAAAGTCGGATTCATGTGCCGCATTAGCATTGTGAAGTCGCACACGTAGCGTGCAGTGTTTGGGATTCTAAGAtttcaatatacagtgtactgtacgAGAAACAAAACTCATGATCTCGAGCATCTTAATAAAAAGAGTTTTACCGGTCTATATGATTGTTTAGGCCTTATACGCTCCTTTAAGACGTGAAATAACTACAGCCAGTGACGACGTTGGTTGTTTTTAAAACTAATTTGCTGTAAAGATCAAAGCTCCTGACATAAGCTATGTATCTGCATCATACGGGCACAATGAacttatatatacacacatacacacgtacacacacacacacacgcacacacacacacacacacacacacacacattttgtgaACGAATGGTACATTGAAACCGAGGTCCGTGCACTCTCGTACGTCTACTGCATGCAAACATTTAAATCACTAAAATAAaatctacctatttatctattataatcataatgtcATTTATCTTTTTATACTTAACAAAACGATTACTTTTCTATTTGAGTATAGGAAAATACATTTGCTTATTTGAAACCTAAATTAACATAAATCATTACTTTTAATTGGTTCTTTCATTTActataaatgaaattcaattcaattcaattttattccaCATGCTAAAAAGTATACAAAAAACACAAGTACATGCACATGGACATAACATATATTGCATATTAGGtttacataaaaaacaaaaggaatgatGCAAACAGCTATAATTAGCATGCGTGGGAATCAGAAAAGACCATATAGGACTTATCAAGGCCGATTCCCTTACAAATGAGGCTACAAATTGCAATCAAAGATATACATTTTTAGAATGAATCTATACCATTAGAAATTATacacaaaattgcaaaaaagacaaaatacacacaaaagacaaaacaaaacaaagcaagaaggCAAATATCCCAATAATTATTCAGCTGCACTTTGGATTAAAAACATTCTATATCTACGTTTAAAAGATGATAATGTAGGACATTCTGTGATAATAGCAGGTAACTCATTCCAGGACTTAGCTCCAATATCTAATTGTAGTCTTTGAAAATTTATATTGCAAAAAAGGTAAACATATGTTATTAACACATCTTGTGTTATAACTATGGACTGCACTATTTTGAACAAATAAATTATGGAAGGTTACAGGTAAAACGCctttaaaatatgaaaacataaatatgGCCACTTGTAATTGCActatttgatcaatttttaaaactttcattttcttgaataatgtTGCAGTGTGCTCAAAAGGGCTTACGTCACAGActattcttattgcacgcttttgtaataataacatgaaataatgaaatcatttttcttctcccttcctattaaaaggaaaaaaaaaaagaaaaaccttcCTGGGAATAGTACAGCGCCACCTGCACAACGTTACCGCATTAAGGGAGCCTTCACTGACCTCACTTTcaatctccctctccctccctccctttctctcccctccccctgtTTGTGCAATGTTTGTCTCATGGCAAAAATTccacaataggcgttttcacatcagccctataaaaatccaagctcgagatatttctTAACTTCCCAAATCAGAAAATAGCGCTCTATTTCGAAACAtagggctgatgtgaaaacgcctaatgtttCTCTCAGACAAGtttcattaggcgttttcacatcagcccgataaaaatccaagctcgagaaatttttcgcgattgcgagttagcgcgctatttcatttcttattcacatcagcccgaaaaGAATCAgcccgaattttttttttttttttttgtctagctAATTCGATAGCTGactatgtgcaaacagcataagtaatgtgtgtgccctctcaaaaattcctcgtgatttgtgtgcagtttgcctcgatcaaTCGGGTTACACACGCTAGGCATtatgggatgcatcgcgctaatttctcgagtcgttttcactaggcgttttcacatcagcccggtAAAAATcgaagctcgagatatttttcgcgatcgcaaattagcgcgctatttcatttcttattcacatcagcccgaacattatcaaatagtgcgctagttcgcattaattatcttgctatttcggaaatttcgcgagttggactcgagaaattttctcgatcaattagcgcgctaatttgtattcacattaacaaatagcgcgctatttcgtggtcgggttaatttcccaagtcagaaaatagcgcgctatatCGAAACATCgaggtgatgtgaaaacgcctaaatagcgcgctactatcccgctatttcagaaatttctcgagttggactcgagaaattttctcgatcagagcgatacaataagcgcgctaatttgtgttcacattatcaaatagcacgTTATTTCGTGATTGGGCTAATTTCCCAAGTCaaaaaatagcgcgctatttcgaaacatcgggctgacgTGAAAACGCCTTtcatcaaatagcgcgctactatcccgctttTTTAGAAATTTTCCGAGTTGGACTCAGCAATTTTcgcgatcagagcgatacaattatcGCGTTATTTTGTGTTCACTTTatcaaatagcgtgctatttcgctatcggttttcacatcagccctataaaaatccaagctcgagatatttcttaacttcccaagtcagaaaatagcgcgctatttcgaaacatcgggctaaTGTGAAAACGCCCATTGTATCATTAGTAAAGAAAAGATTTTGTAAAGCAAAACCggataacgaaaaaaaaaaaaacgcagtgCACTTGATTTCCATACTTATGTCACTGCATGACAAACGTTCATACCTATTCTTTCGTTCATACATTGAATGTCATAATGCTGAGGAGGACTGGAGTTACAAATAATATcctgtcaatatatatatatatatatatatatatatatatatatatatatatctcaatgCCAATGTCTTGTTAATACAGAGCTGGAACATATCTAAGTGGCTGAAGTGTAATCACTTAGTTCTAAATTCCAATAAATGTGAAGCTATGACTGGTTCACATAAGCGAGTTAAAGAGCAACATATCAATATAGTAAGTAACAACACAACCATTACACAGGTTTCTTGTTGCAAATATCTTGGCGTTTATGTTGACCTATCACTTGACTGGAATGAACATAGCTAATtattgattatttgtgtaaaagtaCAGTGAAAAATTTGTACTTGTTGAAACGAATTCGGTCTTTTATTTCTGATGATATTGcccttttgttttataaatcaattattcaaagtaaattagattattttgaTGTTGTGTGGAGGattttataaagaaatattatattaaAAGACTCCAAATTCTTCAAAATAGATCACTGCGTGCAGTACTGAGAGTACAAGCTAGGTTCCCAACTGACTTATTATACACAGCACTACCCATTGATAAACTGGATAAGAAGCGAAATAAACATACTCTACAAACTATGTATAAAATTGCACACAAGCTTTGTCCGAAATATTTGCTTGATATGTTTCAATTTAAAGCTTTCAGCTATAACGTAAGGAATTCATCGTTAAATTTTGTGTTACCTTTGATTAAGACTTACAAGTTTCAAACATAAAAGTTTGACATATTATTCTGGATCAATGCATTGGAATAAGTTACCATTGGAATTGAAACAAAAACCGACGTTTGTAAGCTTTAAAAATGCACTTGACCGAAACTGTTAATTGATAACTTTTACAGTTTTTCCCCCATTGTACGGgcttctctctctttatctcctctctctctctctctttctttatctttctgtctccctccttctctctctctcctgaactcttctttgttttcgtctctttcattttaaactccggtgatgtacttgtataatAATTGTATATGGTTATCTCTGATTgatcatgtttgtttctgtcGAAATGTGTGCCGCAGTTTCATCaccatgttgttgtgttttgtctatatgtttttgttgttttaatgtatgagttttgttttttgtttgtttggtttcttttttcatttttgtacaaaatgtatatctaTGTTGTGTTTTTATCCGCACGGACCTGCGGAAGAACAGTCTTCGGACCGAAATATGTGCCgtgtataaataaatgaatgtgatgaaatgaaaatatcaagtAAAATAGAAATGATTTGCTGAAGGAGTCACTGCACTACCCTACAATAcaggcttcttttttttttcatttttcgaaaaaaaataaagtcctCTCCCAACACTACATGACTCATATCAATTATAGTAAAAAacgacatacattgtaccttgcTTGATGATGCTAGGGTGGCGGCTTTTGAGAGGAAACTATCGGGCAAGTAGGGGCACCACAGAACGAGCTTCGAAAGACGTGGCAAAGCACACACCCATCGGGCGAAGTCTTTTCCCACCGAGGACTGATTTAGGATATCATCATCACCGCTGGTTAGAGTGAAATCCAGATCTtcaatctgaagaaaataacGGAATCGAAATGTGAAACTAAAAAAGAGAGATTAATGAAATGGTTCGAAAATGGGAAGAaggaatacaaaatgtaattgaaCACGTAGATAAGAGACCATTGTAGAGGTACAAAGAAGACTACCATATGATGTAAAGTGCGGATATTTTAAAGCTATAGACATGAGATCAAgctatatttattttttacttaATCAACAAACTGATATGATTATGTTGCGATAACACTAATAACGACGTTATTGGAAGTATACAGTATAATGTACTCTccttttattcatataataGGAGTGTATACAACCAACCAGTTGAGTCAGTGGATGAAGGATGGCTTCGTCATTCCCTACAGTCCGTGTTCCTCATACTTAATGGCAGTTAACATCACTTACTTTTCTACCGTTCTTGGTCAGGTTCGGTTCAATGCATGTATTGCCAGTCATAACGATCCACATGTAAACCGAGTGAATCGAagtgaaaatgatataaaacataatgaatAATCGGTGATATTGTTAAAAAGATGAGATGACCAGTGTGCACTAAAAAAGCTAGGCGGGACAAAACTGGACGAAATTGTCGCAAAGTCTCCTTGAACAGTAACAAAACATGTAAGAGGAGTAAAGTCGCGCGATATTTTATGAAGGCAATCTCCAAAGTAAAAAACATTGTTGAAAATTGTTATAAACATTATTGTTGCCTCATCAAGAGGAATATATTGTTAGTGGAAAATGTAATGTAGCTATAAAATGAAAGCAGGATACAACGTACTGTCTGATTTATTGCACATCGTTATTCGAAGCATCATATTTTACCGAATTAACCAGGCTCCCCGActttaactgaaaaaaaaaaaggtgcgaTGCATACAATAGAATGAGAAcatcaaaattgtttttcaagagAAACAAAACTTTCGAGCAAATAACCAGTGCATCAAAGGAAGAGAACAATAAAGCAACACTTCTAATTTCCTTCCTTCTACTACATCTACAATGTTTGCCTCCACATAAAGTAACTCTCACATAATACCACCCTCACGCTTTACATTGATCACTTCTgtccactggcgtagccaggggggggggggggggcgatgggggcggtcgcccccccccccccccccccaagatttggaccggggatttgggaggcggaaaaaaattgcgtgtatactgtatgcatgcacatgaagcgggtctcctttccaacatttcatcaaataattttttttttgaatatttcactcaaagtgtgcaccagattgttgaatttcaattcaaaatatgcaaaatctctcgtgcttgggagggagTATCcacctcccaaaccctccccctctgtgcctcttttccctagcttagtacactacACTTAGTACACTACACTTGattgcacaagacttatcacttatattccgaaaactgaaggttccctcatgaataaggggaatttccccttttaatcgaccctttcctccctcagtccccctcacgatttttttttgtgtgtgtgtgtgtgtgtgtgtgtgatttcctaaattttgattccatcaaatatgcgcatacgagatatctcaatttcaaccttaaaaaggcaaaagctccatcggaagggaagggtggagataacactcgcccacgccttctccctgctccccccccccttccgccatacatagaagtagactgtggctatacccagatcgctttatttcaattctaaaaacgggGGAATCCctcttcccctaagctctacctcacgagactttatacatacacacagatggtgcacattcggaataagagctaaattccgtgattttaacacttcgatgaaaaagtattgcaccaaaaatttgcaccagatcgctgaatttcaggcctgaaaacgcaaaatcaccttcgcgtaggaggggatatgccccttatctacaccctcgtgtgcatgcttttcctgtttgattgctgaacagacagcgttcatgatattcaatgtaagaataaatacaagaagattatttgtgaccgtgcacctcaaaacgaacataaagtcgcacacactgattttgcgtgaggactgaaaataagtgaaatgggtcaacctagccgaactttattttttcatattttctgaaagatcgggtcttcttttacattatgctaaaatttggtatcataaaacaggcaggaaagtgtgttttttagcagttaatctcgaacatttttggtagaacaGTGTggttatgtgtgtctttagaatccttttttcatttctgaaaaaccttgtccacactcttcactttcaactctagtaacttttgaaaggatagtgctactgctttgaaagttggcattgattatggacagaatgtgttaatgaggcatgcttaatttcatttcaatctgataatcccttcattgctgttactctggtggtttacttcctattttttgtcccattcatcgcacagccagcacggtttagtaaagattaagcgcttgaatagacactgcacttcagaacctcttttctcagttcacacttttcctgagtttgtgctttctttccaatatttagaaaAGTTGtcagagtccatttgatttgagctatacatcattttaaagcttaaagtctgctcttttcaGAATATGGACTTGACTAAAAactcatgtctggcgactttttgtttgttttgaggtgcactgtcacatttaataccattttataggcaaattgttcaatgataatctacatcaaaatatactgctaccttaaacaagtgttagtgtttcacgtcgataaaacgcgcaaaaacatgcatcaaattgcaccatttgcaacatcaaaatgcaaaaagttcttaccgtgggaggggggacacccccctcccacaccctcccctctcccgtcgctcgctccgctcgcccgGGTTCAgtggcgttcatgatattcagtgaaaagaatcaatacaagaaatgtatttaaatggtaccattttataggcaaattgttcaatgataatctacatcaaaatatactgctaccttaaacaagtgttactgtttcaactcgttaaaacacgcaaaaacatgcatcaaactgcaccatttgcaacatcaaaatgcgaaaagttctcaccgtgggagggagacaccccctcccacaccctccctcccccctcgctcgctccgctcgctcgggttcagtcgcgttcatgatattcagtgaaaagaattaatacaagaagtgtatttaaattatactaTTTTGTAGGCagattgttcaataataatctacactaaaatatactgctaccttaaacaagtgggactgtttcacgtcgacaaaacgcgcaaaaacattcatcaaattgcaccatttgcaacatcaaaatgcaaaaagttcctaccgtgggaggggggacaccccccccccacaccctcccctctcccctcgctcgctccgctcgctcgggttcagtggagttcatgatattcagtgaaaagaatcaatacaagaagtgtattcaaattataccattttaaaggcaaattgttcaataataatctacatcaaaatgaactgctaccttaaacaagtgggactgtttcacgtcgatgaAACGCggaaaaacatgcatcaaattgccccatttgcaacatcaaaatgcaaaaagttctcaccgtgggaggggggggggggccccctccctcccacaccccccccccccctcgctcgctccgctcgctcgggctcggtcgcttcgctccctcgcagactaaccgccccccccccgtgttcagtggcgttcatgatattcagtgaaaagaatcaatacaagaaatgtatttaaatggtaccattttataggcaaattgttcaatgataatctacatcaaaatatactgctaccttataccttaaacaagtgttactgtttcaactcgttaaaacacgcaaaaacatgcatcaaactgcaccatttgcaacatcaaaatgcaaaaagttcctaccgtgggaggggggacaccccccccacaccctcccctctcccctcgctcgctccgctcgctcgggttcagtggagttcatgatattcagtgaaaagaatcaatacaagaagtgtattcaaattataccattttaaaggcaaattgttcaataataatctacatcaaaataaactgctaccttaaacaagtgggactgtttcacgtcgatgaaacgcgcaaaaacatgcatcaaattgccccatttgcaacatcaaaatgcaaaaagttctcaccgtgggagggggggaccccctccctcccacacccccccccccccctcgctcgctccgctcgctcgggctcggtcgcttcgctccctcgcagactaaccgcccccccccccctaagatgaaatcctggctacgccgttgcttctgtctgtctgtgactGCAGTCAAACAGTGCACTGCTCCCTGGTTAGCTCCGATCTGGGTTCCTGGTATATAAATCTAATAaactatcattgttattcaagCAGTTCATCATGCCAGGTCATCTTCTTTAAAAAAGTATATAATGTCGATAGATATGGCTGCCTGACGT
The sequence above is a segment of the Diadema setosum chromosome 12, eeDiaSeto1, whole genome shotgun sequence genome. Coding sequences within it:
- the LOC140235709 gene encoding uncharacterized protein; the protein is MPEGQFVSESAAANLAEFLCRLPHLTRANLDKCNLPRTFFRTIASQASRHRVECITIDDKPLSEFLSDYQGGIETLSDGKGSEGESSREIGQGSWQEN